In Micromonospora sp. WMMD980, the following are encoded in one genomic region:
- a CDS encoding YbaB/EbfC family nucleoid-associated protein translates to MAGFVTSGGLLDPDGAVERLAAWKGRIDKLAADTRAMSDRLQELRVTAADGNGLCEVTVDSGGALCDLRLGPRSQRVAPDVVARTVMDTIREAKRQLADRSQEIIADTVGTDSAAGRAIAERVGQRLRDPDTTGGAGDQPGRW, encoded by the coding sequence ATGGCCGGCTTCGTGACCTCTGGTGGCCTGCTGGATCCGGACGGTGCCGTCGAGCGGCTCGCGGCCTGGAAGGGGCGGATCGACAAGCTCGCCGCCGACACCAGGGCGATGAGCGACCGGCTCCAGGAGCTGCGGGTCACCGCGGCCGACGGCAACGGCCTCTGCGAGGTGACCGTCGACTCCGGCGGGGCGCTGTGTGACCTGCGGCTGGGCCCGCGCAGCCAGCGGGTCGCTCCCGACGTGGTGGCGCGGACCGTGATGGACACGATCCGCGAGGCGAAGCGGCAACTCGCCGACCGGTCGCAGGAGATCATCGCTGACACGGTGGGCACCGACTCGGCCGCCGGCCGGGCGATCGCCGAGCGGGTCGGCCAGCGGTTGCGCGACCCGGACACCACCGGGGGCGCCGGCGACCAGCCCGGGCGGTGGTGA
- a CDS encoding AAA family ATPase, with translation MTTAPDESPWAVALHRDANPHMAVGTGIVIAADLVLTCHHVAFTADGTLHPDLSVAFPRAPKVAYFDRRKVRRCRHDGMRAAHVDLVVLELVEAVPATVTPARLRCLPTAPLLDRPFWAYGFPGGVVGGLQATGSVVEAGGYGHVTIDSGAAGPLSKGFSGGALWSPEYQAVVGVVVTADGKGKGQAVTLHHADEQVPAMTLGALSAWRVEDADDAALSAWGWTLSTDGEAGRHWLPRARGVAVDTEGGARFRGRTAALRRVVEFVDGPAAAARPLIVTGSPGVGKSAALGRVVTTADQQIRAGLPEDDTAVRATAGSVSCAVHAKGKTALEVATEIARAVAVDLPGAPADLMPAVRDRLSRRPARFALVIDALDEAADPGQARQVIDDVLLPLARECGRYGLRVVVGTRRGDDRGDLIACFGETVDLVDLDTPEYFAEADLVNYALATLRLLGAERPGNPYTDPAAAAPLARRIAALAKGNFLVAGLVARAHALRDIEPVDPASVSFTATVAHALDSYLAGLPAAGSASARLALTALAYAETPGLPLSLWRLAVTALGGTVTEGELLAFARTSAANFLVETGGGSRPAYRLFHQALNDALLAGASRRDDQRRLVAAWTGLAAEVGWAAVPDYLRRSLPQHASRAGLVERLLADEDYLLHAHLDRLLSVVDTERPLAPLSRSRVRLLHRTPLAVAASPAERAALFSVVDRLDGLGSGIEADAAPYRARWAHTPPRQERSVLDGHSQAVYDVAAVELDDRRLLASAGDDGTVRLWDPLTNQAEAVFTCHVDTIRGLCAVRAGDGRTLIATASHDGTVGLWDPRSGQRRHELRGHDDWVRNICVIPLPDGDLLASAGDDRTVRVWDPVTGAQRYALTGHSGWVTAVTYVPAGGRHLLASTGFDGVVRIWEPTADTRPTLILTGHVGWVTTLYAVRAPGGTLLASAGYDGTVRLWDPGTGDCVRVLETGGPVTDLCTVDVDEGCLLVSTGEDGLIRVWDVSTWTSRPSLRGHASWIRAVCELRTAKDRMLATAGDDGTVRLWDPAGGRPDTVAERDLLGPVHSLCAIPDERPGVVASGGADGRVRLWDVATGERLREIPTPGGPVNAMCAVADVEEPLLVTAQDDNTVGSWSVRHGELVGAMTEHHAPVAAVCPIVIDDETLIASAGDDQAVRLWHPQTGAVRTVLLGHVTRAWVTALATVRWPGVEALASADKSGTVMLWAGRDAPVWTRQGHQDAVTALCGLVVAGRRMLASASADHTIRMWDAEWGQPAGGFTGHTAAVTGLSLVRVDGRDLLASTSRDRTVRIWDPSTGRAVHTIPVYHPALSCCTVDGTLLVGLDQGLLALEIDGGRDLPPETADRVVGRVAVRC, from the coding sequence GTGACGACGGCCCCGGACGAGAGCCCGTGGGCGGTGGCCCTGCACCGGGACGCGAACCCGCACATGGCGGTCGGCACCGGCATCGTCATCGCCGCCGACCTGGTGCTCACCTGCCACCACGTGGCGTTCACCGCCGACGGCACCCTGCACCCCGATCTCTCGGTCGCCTTCCCGCGCGCGCCCAAGGTCGCCTACTTCGACCGGCGCAAGGTCCGGCGGTGCCGGCACGACGGCATGCGGGCGGCACACGTCGACCTGGTGGTGCTCGAACTCGTCGAGGCGGTGCCGGCGACGGTCACCCCGGCACGGCTGCGCTGTCTGCCGACCGCACCGCTGCTCGACCGCCCCTTCTGGGCGTACGGCTTCCCGGGCGGCGTGGTCGGCGGCCTCCAGGCGACGGGTTCCGTCGTGGAGGCCGGCGGCTACGGCCACGTCACCATCGACAGCGGCGCCGCCGGGCCACTCAGCAAGGGGTTCAGCGGGGGCGCCCTGTGGTCCCCGGAATACCAGGCGGTGGTCGGCGTCGTCGTCACCGCCGACGGCAAGGGCAAGGGCCAAGCGGTGACCCTGCACCACGCCGACGAACAGGTGCCGGCGATGACCTTGGGCGCGTTGTCGGCCTGGCGGGTCGAGGACGCCGACGACGCCGCGCTCTCCGCATGGGGATGGACGCTGAGCACCGACGGTGAGGCCGGCCGGCACTGGCTGCCCCGGGCGCGCGGCGTCGCCGTCGACACCGAGGGGGGCGCGCGGTTCCGGGGGCGTACCGCCGCTCTCCGACGCGTCGTCGAGTTCGTCGACGGCCCGGCGGCCGCCGCCCGGCCGCTGATCGTCACCGGATCACCGGGGGTCGGCAAGTCGGCCGCGCTGGGCCGCGTGGTGACCACGGCCGACCAGCAGATCCGGGCCGGCCTGCCGGAGGACGACACCGCGGTGCGGGCCACGGCCGGCTCGGTCTCCTGCGCGGTGCACGCCAAGGGCAAGACCGCGCTCGAGGTGGCGACCGAGATCGCCCGCGCCGTCGCCGTCGACCTGCCCGGCGCGCCGGCCGACCTGATGCCGGCGGTGCGTGACCGGCTGTCGCGCCGTCCGGCCCGGTTCGCGCTGGTCATCGACGCGCTGGACGAGGCGGCCGACCCGGGCCAGGCCCGACAGGTCATCGACGACGTCCTGCTGCCGCTGGCCCGCGAGTGCGGCCGCTACGGCCTCCGGGTGGTCGTGGGCACCCGGCGGGGCGACGACCGGGGTGACCTGATCGCCTGCTTCGGCGAGACGGTCGATCTGGTGGACCTGGACACGCCGGAATACTTCGCCGAGGCCGATCTGGTCAACTACGCCCTGGCGACCCTGCGGCTGCTCGGCGCGGAACGGCCGGGCAACCCCTACACCGACCCGGCGGCGGCGGCCCCGCTGGCTCGCCGCATCGCCGCGCTGGCGAAGGGAAACTTCCTGGTGGCCGGTCTCGTCGCCCGGGCGCACGCGTTGCGTGACATCGAGCCGGTCGACCCGGCGTCGGTGTCGTTCACCGCGACCGTGGCCCACGCGCTCGACTCCTATCTGGCCGGGCTGCCGGCGGCCGGCTCGGCCTCCGCCCGGCTTGCCCTCACCGCACTGGCGTACGCGGAGACGCCGGGTCTGCCGTTGTCGCTCTGGCGGCTCGCGGTGACCGCGCTGGGCGGCACGGTCACCGAGGGCGAACTCCTCGCCTTCGCCCGGACCTCGGCGGCGAACTTCCTGGTCGAGACCGGCGGCGGCAGCCGGCCCGCGTACCGCCTGTTCCACCAGGCGCTCAACGACGCGTTGCTGGCCGGGGCGTCCCGCCGGGACGACCAGCGACGGCTGGTCGCGGCCTGGACCGGGCTGGCGGCCGAGGTCGGCTGGGCCGCCGTGCCCGACTACCTGCGGCGTTCTCTGCCCCAGCACGCCTCGCGGGCCGGGCTCGTGGAACGGCTCCTCGCCGACGAGGACTATCTCCTGCACGCGCACCTGGATCGCCTGCTCTCGGTCGTCGACACGGAGCGTCCGCTGGCGCCGTTGTCCCGATCCCGGGTGCGACTGCTGCACCGCACGCCGCTCGCCGTGGCGGCGTCGCCGGCCGAGCGTGCCGCCCTCTTCTCGGTGGTCGACCGGCTCGACGGGCTGGGCAGCGGGATCGAGGCCGACGCCGCGCCGTACCGGGCGCGCTGGGCGCACACCCCGCCCCGGCAGGAACGCAGCGTGCTGGACGGGCACTCGCAGGCGGTCTACGACGTGGCCGCCGTCGAACTGGACGACCGGCGGTTGCTCGCCTCCGCCGGCGACGACGGCACGGTCCGGCTGTGGGACCCGCTGACCAACCAGGCCGAGGCGGTCTTCACCTGCCACGTCGACACCATCCGCGGGTTGTGCGCCGTGCGCGCCGGTGACGGTCGGACGCTGATCGCCACCGCCAGCCACGACGGAACCGTGGGCCTGTGGGATCCGCGGTCCGGTCAGCGACGGCACGAACTGCGCGGGCACGACGACTGGGTACGCAACATCTGCGTCATCCCGCTGCCGGACGGCGACCTGCTCGCCTCGGCCGGCGACGACCGGACGGTGCGGGTGTGGGACCCGGTGACCGGGGCGCAGCGGTACGCGTTGACCGGGCACTCCGGGTGGGTGACGGCCGTGACGTACGTCCCGGCGGGCGGGCGGCACCTGCTCGCCTCCACCGGCTTCGACGGCGTGGTCCGGATCTGGGAGCCGACCGCCGACACCCGACCGACGCTGATCCTCACCGGACATGTCGGCTGGGTGACCACCCTCTACGCCGTCCGCGCCCCGGGTGGCACGTTGCTCGCCTCGGCCGGCTACGACGGCACGGTCCGGCTCTGGGACCCGGGCACCGGCGACTGCGTCCGCGTCCTGGAAACCGGCGGGCCGGTCACCGATCTGTGCACCGTCGACGTCGACGAGGGCTGTCTGCTCGTGTCGACCGGCGAGGACGGGCTCATCCGGGTGTGGGACGTGTCGACCTGGACCAGCCGGCCGAGCCTGCGGGGACACGCGAGCTGGATCCGCGCGGTGTGCGAGTTGCGTACCGCGAAGGACCGGATGCTGGCGACGGCGGGTGACGACGGCACGGTCCGGTTGTGGGATCCGGCCGGCGGCCGGCCGGACACCGTCGCCGAGCGGGACCTGCTCGGCCCGGTGCACAGCCTGTGCGCGATCCCCGACGAGCGGCCGGGCGTGGTCGCCTCCGGTGGCGCCGACGGCCGGGTACGGCTCTGGGACGTCGCGACGGGCGAGCGGCTGCGGGAGATCCCGACGCCCGGCGGTCCGGTCAACGCGATGTGCGCGGTCGCCGACGTCGAGGAGCCGCTGCTCGTCACCGCGCAGGACGACAACACGGTCGGGTCGTGGAGCGTGCGGCACGGCGAGCTGGTGGGCGCGATGACCGAGCACCACGCGCCGGTCGCGGCGGTCTGCCCGATCGTCATCGACGACGAGACGCTCATCGCGTCGGCCGGTGACGACCAGGCCGTCCGGCTGTGGCACCCGCAGACCGGCGCGGTGCGGACGGTCCTGCTCGGGCACGTCACCCGGGCCTGGGTGACCGCCCTCGCGACGGTCCGGTGGCCCGGTGTCGAGGCGCTCGCCTCCGCGGACAAGAGCGGCACCGTGATGCTGTGGGCCGGCCGGGACGCCCCGGTCTGGACCCGGCAGGGTCACCAGGACGCGGTCACCGCGCTCTGCGGCCTGGTCGTGGCGGGCCGTCGGATGCTGGCGTCGGCCAGTGCGGACCACACGATCCGCATGTGGGACGCCGAGTGGGGCCAACCGGCGGGCGGGTTCACCGGGCACACGGCTGCCGTCACCGGGCTGAGCCTGGTGCGGGTCGACGGGCGGGACCTGCTCGCCTCGACCAGCCGGGACCGGACGGTACGGATCTGGGACCCGTCCACCGGCCGGGCGGTGCACACCATCCCCGTCTACCATCCGGCGCTCAGCTGTTGCACGGTGGACGGCACGCTGCTGGTCGGCCTGGACCAGGGCCTGCTGGCGCTGGAGATCGATGGCGGGCGCGACCTGCCGCCCGAGACGGCCGACCGGGTGGTGGGCCGGGTCGCGGTGCGCTGCTGA
- a CDS encoding CU044_2847 family protein yields MQSEVVRYQVDDETVALIEVEPTPGFQPAGFGDVAGWVRESAAPAVAAARELLEQVKTVSPDAVEVRFGIKATGTASWVVAKATGEANFEVTLAWQPDGTTDRGAGPRR; encoded by the coding sequence GTGCAGTCCGAGGTGGTCCGCTACCAGGTCGACGACGAGACGGTTGCCCTGATCGAGGTCGAGCCCACACCCGGGTTTCAGCCCGCCGGCTTCGGTGACGTCGCCGGTTGGGTACGCGAATCCGCGGCACCGGCGGTCGCCGCCGCCCGGGAACTGCTGGAACAGGTCAAGACCGTCTCTCCCGACGCGGTGGAGGTGCGCTTCGGGATCAAGGCCACCGGCACGGCGAGCTGGGTGGTCGCGAAGGCGACCGGAGAGGCGAACTTCGAGGTCACGCTCGCCTGGCAGCCGGACGGCACCACCGATCGCGGTGCCGGCCCACGACGCTGA
- a CDS encoding DUF87 domain-containing protein, translating to MTGDEQRRALAALRFNWAPTPDDVWKPTPFHVEGLHHDVVTTVLDSFAEAQASADSSPVGVAVLGQRGTGKTHLIGTVRQQVQRRGGFFFLVELLEARTFWQRTAISMLEGLVRSMPDGTTQLRTFLRRLADEVGAPRTVRRAVTGETELSRSTLDAFVDLIRKKDRQIGTECQDTARALVLYAAEQSTVQDIGYDFLSSMDEEEPGQRAGWGLRRSRRAPQEVVRDISRLLAVVGPTVVAVDQIDLMIAQSVKATNQEVRGDADWQTSLLLEQVASGLMALRETTRRTLSVVSCLPQTWRSIQQQATDTVQDRFREAASLKEIPTVEVGRELVEKRFAVLFESIGFTPPHATWPVHPDAFREVVGFTPRELLRRIDAHVRGCLADGEARELRHLLHRSGDRLADAGAPTPVTGPPTESRTTGFGKIDARYAELVAAADTTSAGSPQSEDVRVPRLLEAGLTAWIAAQGADVDAFSLDPIPAGTKPALHARLRHSLSEDSEDEEHWSFRAISAPHHIAALNRIRNAITAAGLTGGVAKRKLFLLRSASWSTGARTREVVDAFERAGGRTLGLTAPDVARMAALEQLIGDYGRETLRPWFADRRPASDIICLREALGDGPGGTAAVRAEERPAEAPESGPVGTPPPVTAAPRSADPVPVPPAAGVDPERMEIGTVTGRADPVGVDLEALRRHTVIFAGSGSGKTVLIRRLVEECALRGVSAIVLDPNNDLARLGEAWPEPPPGWGADDSRRATEYLTGTDMVIWTPGRQAGRPLTFQPLPAFADVLDDPDGFTSAVNAAVATLAPHARVDGGTDKARLGRAVLREALVGYARTGANDLREFADVLNDLPDGVSQLDSAPKLAAGMAQLLKAALINDPLLGGAGTPVDPGELLTPPPGRRARISVINLAGLTEEHQRQSFVNQLQLALFTWIKRHPAGDRPLGGLFVMDEAQTLAPSGAVTACTQSTLALTSQARKYGLGLVFATQAPKALHNQIPGNAATQFFGLLTVPVQIEAARDVARAKGSDVPDIGKLRTGQFYAAVEGARFVKMQAPMCLTHHPRSPLTVEEIVRRAASPG from the coding sequence ATGACCGGTGACGAGCAACGCCGCGCCCTCGCGGCGCTGAGGTTCAACTGGGCCCCGACCCCGGACGACGTCTGGAAACCCACACCGTTCCATGTGGAGGGCCTGCACCACGACGTGGTCACGACGGTGCTGGACAGCTTCGCGGAGGCTCAGGCCAGCGCCGACTCCAGCCCGGTCGGAGTGGCCGTCCTCGGCCAGCGCGGCACCGGCAAGACCCACCTCATCGGCACCGTCCGCCAGCAGGTGCAGCGGCGCGGCGGGTTCTTCTTCCTGGTCGAACTGCTCGAGGCGCGGACGTTCTGGCAACGCACCGCGATCTCGATGCTGGAGGGCCTGGTCCGGTCGATGCCGGACGGGACGACCCAGTTACGGACGTTCCTGCGGCGCCTGGCCGACGAGGTCGGGGCGCCCCGGACGGTACGGCGCGCGGTCACCGGCGAGACCGAACTCAGCCGGTCGACGCTCGACGCGTTCGTCGACCTGATCCGCAAGAAGGACCGGCAGATCGGCACCGAGTGCCAGGACACCGCGCGTGCCCTCGTGCTGTACGCCGCCGAGCAGTCCACCGTGCAGGACATCGGCTACGACTTCCTCTCCTCGATGGACGAGGAGGAACCCGGCCAGCGGGCCGGATGGGGGCTGCGGCGCAGCCGGCGCGCGCCGCAGGAGGTGGTACGGGACATCTCCCGGCTGCTCGCCGTCGTCGGCCCGACGGTGGTCGCGGTGGACCAGATCGACCTGATGATCGCCCAGTCCGTGAAGGCCACCAACCAGGAGGTGCGGGGCGATGCGGACTGGCAGACCTCGCTCCTGCTCGAACAGGTCGCCAGCGGCCTGATGGCGTTGCGCGAGACCACCCGCCGGACCCTGTCCGTCGTGTCGTGCCTGCCGCAGACCTGGCGGAGCATCCAGCAGCAGGCGACGGACACCGTCCAGGACCGGTTCCGGGAGGCCGCCTCGCTCAAGGAGATCCCCACCGTCGAGGTCGGCCGCGAGCTGGTCGAGAAGCGGTTCGCGGTGCTCTTCGAGAGCATCGGGTTCACGCCCCCGCACGCCACCTGGCCGGTCCACCCGGACGCGTTCCGGGAGGTCGTCGGCTTCACCCCCCGGGAGCTGCTGCGCCGGATCGACGCGCACGTGCGGGGCTGCCTGGCCGACGGCGAGGCGCGGGAGCTGCGGCACCTGCTGCACAGGTCGGGTGACCGGCTCGCCGACGCCGGCGCGCCGACCCCGGTCACCGGGCCGCCGACGGAGAGCCGGACGACCGGATTCGGCAAGATCGACGCTCGGTACGCGGAGCTGGTCGCCGCAGCCGACACCACCTCCGCCGGGTCACCGCAGTCGGAGGACGTCCGCGTTCCGCGGCTGCTCGAAGCGGGCCTGACCGCGTGGATCGCCGCGCAGGGCGCCGACGTCGACGCGTTCAGCCTCGACCCGATCCCCGCCGGGACCAAGCCGGCGCTGCACGCCCGGTTGCGGCACAGCCTGAGCGAGGACAGCGAGGACGAGGAGCACTGGTCGTTCCGGGCCATCTCCGCGCCGCACCACATCGCCGCGCTCAACCGGATCCGCAACGCGATCACGGCCGCCGGGCTCACCGGGGGGGTCGCGAAGCGGAAACTCTTCCTGCTGCGCAGCGCGAGCTGGTCGACGGGCGCCCGGACCCGCGAGGTGGTCGACGCGTTCGAGCGGGCCGGCGGCCGGACGCTGGGCCTGACCGCTCCGGACGTCGCCCGGATGGCCGCGCTGGAACAGCTCATCGGGGACTACGGGCGGGAGACGCTGCGGCCGTGGTTCGCCGATCGCCGGCCGGCGTCCGACATCATCTGCCTGCGGGAGGCGTTGGGCGACGGTCCGGGCGGGACGGCGGCCGTCCGGGCCGAGGAGCGGCCGGCGGAGGCGCCGGAGTCCGGGCCGGTCGGGACGCCGCCGCCGGTCACCGCCGCGCCCCGCTCCGCCGACCCCGTCCCGGTGCCGCCGGCGGCCGGCGTCGACCCGGAGCGGATGGAGATCGGTACGGTCACCGGGCGCGCCGACCCGGTCGGCGTCGACCTCGAAGCGTTGCGCCGGCACACCGTCATCTTCGCCGGCTCCGGTTCCGGGAAGACCGTCCTGATCCGCCGCCTGGTCGAGGAGTGCGCCCTGCGGGGTGTGTCGGCGATCGTGCTCGATCCCAACAACGATTTGGCCCGGCTCGGCGAGGCGTGGCCCGAGCCCCCGCCGGGCTGGGGCGCGGACGACTCCCGCCGCGCGACGGAATACCTGACCGGCACCGACATGGTGATCTGGACGCCGGGACGGCAGGCCGGTCGCCCGTTGACCTTCCAGCCGCTGCCGGCGTTCGCGGACGTGCTCGACGACCCGGACGGGTTCACCTCGGCGGTGAACGCCGCCGTCGCCACGCTCGCCCCGCACGCCCGCGTGGACGGCGGCACCGACAAGGCCCGACTCGGCCGGGCCGTGCTGCGCGAGGCGCTCGTCGGCTACGCCCGCACCGGCGCCAACGACCTGCGCGAGTTCGCCGACGTCCTCAACGACCTCCCGGACGGGGTGAGCCAGCTCGACAGCGCCCCGAAGCTGGCCGCGGGCATGGCGCAACTGCTCAAGGCCGCGTTGATCAACGATCCGCTCCTGGGCGGCGCCGGCACGCCCGTCGACCCGGGCGAACTGCTCACCCCACCCCCGGGCCGCCGGGCCCGGATCTCGGTGATCAACCTCGCCGGCCTGACCGAGGAACATCAGCGGCAGAGCTTCGTCAACCAGTTGCAGCTCGCGTTGTTCACCTGGATCAAACGGCACCCGGCCGGGGACCGGCCGCTGGGTGGGCTCTTCGTCATGGACGAGGCACAGACGCTGGCGCCGTCCGGCGCGGTGACCGCCTGCACCCAGAGCACCCTCGCCCTGACCTCGCAGGCCCGCAAGTACGGGCTCGGGCTCGTCTTCGCCACCCAGGCCCCGAAGGCGTTGCACAACCAGATTCCCGGCAACGCCGCCACCCAGTTCTTCGGCCTGCTCACCGTGCCGGTGCAGATCGAGGCCGCCCGCGACGTGGCCCGGGCGAAGGGCAGCGACGTGCCCGACATCGGCAAGCTGCGGACCGGCCAGTTCTACGCCGCCGTGGAGGGGGCCCGGTTCGTCAAGATGCAGGCGCCGATGTGCCTGACCCACCACCCCCGCAGTCCGCTGACCGTGGAGGAGATCGTCCGGCGAGCCGCCTCGCCCGGGTGA
- a CDS encoding SAM-dependent methyltransferase, producing MTDAETRPNVARMYDYYLGGCHNFAADRAAAEEILTIFPDTSVAAQTNRAFLRRAVRWAAERGVRQFLDVGAGLPTQGNVHEVVRAVNPDARVVYVDHDEVAVAYARRLLPADGRTVVIRGDLRRPDEWLADPALRATIDLAEPVALLLVAVLHFVPDADDPWAAVARLRDATAPGSLLALSHLTLDGAPPMPARAGTEVYRRSSAPLMPRTHAEVARFLDGYDLVEPGLVRLADWRPDGEPRAAVSHGYGGVGMRR from the coding sequence GTGACGGACGCCGAGACGCGACCCAACGTCGCCCGCATGTACGACTACTACCTGGGCGGCTGCCACAACTTCGCCGCCGACCGGGCCGCCGCCGAGGAGATCCTGACGATCTTCCCGGACACGTCGGTGGCGGCCCAGACCAACCGTGCCTTCCTGCGCCGCGCCGTGCGCTGGGCGGCCGAGCGAGGCGTACGCCAGTTCCTCGACGTCGGCGCCGGGCTGCCCACCCAGGGCAACGTGCACGAGGTGGTCCGCGCGGTGAACCCCGACGCCCGGGTGGTCTACGTCGACCACGACGAGGTGGCCGTCGCGTACGCCCGGCGGCTGCTGCCCGCCGACGGCCGCACCGTGGTCATCCGGGGTGACCTGCGGCGGCCCGATGAGTGGCTGGCCGACCCGGCGTTGCGGGCCACGATCGACCTGGCCGAGCCGGTCGCGCTGCTGCTGGTCGCGGTGCTGCACTTCGTGCCCGACGCGGACGACCCGTGGGCGGCGGTGGCGCGGCTGCGCGACGCCACCGCCCCGGGCAGCCTGCTCGCGCTCTCCCACCTGACCCTGGACGGCGCGCCGCCGATGCCGGCGCGGGCCGGCACCGAGGTCTACCGGCGCAGCAGCGCGCCGCTGATGCCCCGTACCCACGCCGAGGTGGCCCGCTTCCTCGACGGCTACGACCTGGTCGAGCCGGGCCTGGTCCGGCTGGCCGACTGGCGGCCCGACGGCGAGCCGCGGGCGGCGGTGTCACACGGCTACGGCGGCGTGGGGATGCGCCGCTGA
- a CDS encoding A24 family peptidase, whose product MTTERARRPHPPVAARRPVVRLLAVLAVVPPVRLAVARYAVEPDHPDRIGCDACGTPIGLDQPLPALGPAARCPGCRARVGAPPAVAEVALLIAAAVLTLSGGPLGVRLALAWWLAWAVPMALVDAASHRLPDRLTWPAAAGVWALLGVTALAGSGPASWLRAVEAGLALAAGFAVTTLLFGRRGFGLGDAKLALGAGALLGWHGWPVLLAGLVLAMTLAGVAGLALLAVRRLRWSSDLPFGPFLVLGTAATLVLTT is encoded by the coding sequence GTGACCACCGAACGGGCCCGCCGCCCCCACCCACCGGTAGCCGCCCGTCGCCCGGTCGTCCGGCTGTTGGCCGTCCTCGCGGTCGTACCGCCGGTCCGGCTCGCCGTGGCCCGCTACGCCGTAGAGCCGGACCACCCGGACCGGATCGGCTGCGACGCGTGCGGCACCCCGATCGGGCTGGACCAACCGCTGCCGGCGCTCGGTCCGGCGGCCCGGTGCCCGGGCTGCCGAGCCCGCGTCGGCGCGCCGCCCGCGGTGGCGGAGGTGGCGTTGCTGATCGCGGCGGCCGTGCTGACCCTGTCCGGCGGGCCGCTCGGCGTGCGCCTGGCACTGGCCTGGTGGCTCGCCTGGGCGGTGCCCATGGCACTGGTGGACGCCGCGTCGCACCGGCTGCCCGACCGGCTCACCTGGCCGGCGGCGGCCGGGGTGTGGGCGCTGCTCGGCGTGACCGCGCTGGCCGGATCCGGCCCGGCGTCCTGGTTGCGGGCGGTCGAGGCCGGGCTGGCGCTCGCCGCCGGCTTCGCGGTCACCACGCTGCTGTTCGGCCGGCGCGGGTTCGGCCTCGGCGACGCCAAGCTGGCGCTCGGCGCCGGCGCGCTGCTCGGCTGGCACGGCTGGCCGGTGCTCCTCGCCGGCCTGGTGCTCGCGATGACCCTCGCCGGGGTGGCCGGCCTGGCGCTGCTCGCGGTCCGCCGGCTCCGCTGGTCGAGCGATCTGCCCTTCGGCCCGTTCCTCGTCCTCGGCACCGCCGCCACGCTCGTGCTGACCACCTGA
- a CDS encoding SAF domain-containing protein yields the protein MSVVAARNGTPVEAPVAPPKVVRQRRIRPGLLGLAILLIALGGLGAAFAVTSVRSTGSYLAVARPVEVGQQITADDLVPVRVSGGRELRPVPAARMKDLVGLRAAVRLTPGTLLTPAQLTDAPLLGPGQQQIALGLETARVPARKLHPGDKVLLVSTPDSGASGAEATRGGGTRFEATVIDTATPENDDVVVYLALAVRDVPAVVVLAADDRIALVLTGAA from the coding sequence ATGAGTGTCGTGGCAGCCCGGAACGGGACCCCGGTGGAGGCGCCCGTCGCACCGCCCAAGGTGGTCCGGCAGCGGCGGATCCGGCCCGGCCTGCTCGGCCTGGCGATCCTGCTGATCGCGCTCGGCGGCCTCGGCGCGGCGTTCGCGGTCACCTCGGTGCGCTCCACCGGCAGCTACCTGGCGGTGGCCCGGCCGGTCGAGGTGGGCCAGCAGATCACCGCCGACGACCTGGTGCCGGTGCGCGTCTCCGGCGGACGCGAACTGCGTCCGGTGCCGGCCGCCCGGATGAAGGACCTCGTCGGCCTGCGCGCGGCCGTCCGGCTCACCCCGGGCACGCTGCTCACCCCGGCCCAGCTCACCGACGCCCCGCTGCTCGGCCCCGGCCAGCAGCAGATCGCGCTGGGCCTGGAGACCGCCCGGGTGCCGGCCCGCAAGCTGCACCCCGGCGACAAGGTGCTGCTGGTCAGCACGCCGGACAGCGGCGCCAGCGGCGCCGAGGCGACGCGTGGCGGCGGCACCCGGTTCGAGGCCACCGTGATCGACACGGCCACGCCGGAGAACGACGACGTGGTGGTCTACCTGGCGCTCGCCGTCCGGGACGTGCCGGCGGTGGTGGTGCTGGCCGCGGACGACCGGATCGCGCTCGTGCTCACCGGGGCGGCCTGA